In Oscillospiraceae bacterium, the genomic window TCTGCCGCAGAGCAGGAAAATGCCCATGAAGCAGACGAATGAACGGCTTTGTGCGCTGGCGCAGAAAGGCGATGCTGCCGCGCTGGACAGCCTGATCGACAACAACAAGTCCTTTATTGGCAAGGTGGCGAACGAACTTTTCCGCAGCATGAATCTGGCACAGGCTGGCTTGAACCTTGACACGGACGATTTGAAACAGGCGGGCAATCTGGGCTTGTGGAAGACCGTGCCGAAGTTCGATGCAGCGCGCGGCATGAAGTTCCTGACCTACGCGGCTCCTGCCATCCGCAACGCCATGATGGACATGGTGCGAGATGCCTTTGCTATCTTTGAACAGCGGGTGCAGACGGAGGATAAGGACGGCATCTGTTACCAGCGTGTTTCGCTGGACGAGGTTCTGCCGGGAGAGGAACAACTGCGGCGCATCGAAGCCATAGCCGACCCCTACGCCATGCAGCCGCAGAGTATTATGGAAGAGCAGGAATCGCGCCGGGAACTGTACGATGGCCTGAAACGGCTGACCCAGCGAGAGCAGACCTACCTGCTGTACCGCTATGGCTTCACCGATGGTGAGGAACATCCTTTGATCGGTACGGCGATATACTTCCACCTGACAAAAGGCCGCGCCAAAAAGACCGAGGAACAGGCCATGGATAACTTGTGGCTGGAACTGCCGTGGTGGTTTACATGAATGAAAAGAAAAATCGTGATTGTGCTACAAGTTTTCTGGAAATTTATGTGCATCTATACGATTTTAAAAAAATCGCAGACAGATGAAATAAACTTGACTTAGATTTCGTTATTCAAACAGAGAAGCCAATAATCATGATACCATTGATGTGATCCTTATAACTGCAATCGTTCAGAAAAAATGTGACGTTCAGAAAATTCAAATGGAGCTATGATGAAGAGGTACTTAAAATGACGAAATCAAGTAAGGAATTGGCTGTCTTTGGTATAGCTTTGGCCCTAGCAATTCTTATAGGCAGTTTCCTGTTGCATCCGTGGGGGAGGACAAAATCGGAACTTACTGTAACAAAGGTAGATTTAAGCAATAATTCTATCTATGCAACTGCTTCCAATCAACTGTACGGTACAAATGATTACTATCTCATTCAGGGAGTTTCGGAATGCTTAAAAGGAAATATTCAACTATCGCAAATTGAAGAAGGCGAAAAGATTGTGGTAGTTTCCAATGGAAAGGTTTTGTTATCTGACCCATATCAGTTTGATACGATATACAGTATTCGGTTACAGTAATCCTATTTTCATGCCCTAAATAATGAAATGAATATAAATGCTTTTGAGAATTATTATGGAAGAGATAATTGTTGAACCACATATTGGAATTGGACAATTAAAATTAGGTATGGCACCAGATGAGCTAGAAAAAACTCTTCTGCAAATGAAGAGACAATGGTCGAATTCTTCTGATGAAGCATTGCAAATGGAATGTTGTGCGGAAACCGATGACCCTAATTTGATAACCGGACGATATATGGATAACGCTTCGTTCTTTCTTGTGCAGTACCGGAACGGAAAAGCTACTGAAATCGGCATCCAGCGTGATTTGTCTAAAGTGGCATCAATAAAATTGTTCGGGATGGATATGTTTAATACAGCCGCCGAGTGTATTATTGATAGCTTAATGAAAAAGGACAACGTTATTTGCAACGAAAAGGACTTGCAACTTGGAACGGAATATCTTTTCCCTGAAATTGGAGTCCGACTTTGGAGAGAGCGAGCATTTCATCTCAAACTGTTGAAAGACCCGTTATACATGGAAGAGATGCAGGCTGTATTGGAAGACGAATATCAGTATCAATACTTCCAGATGGTTACTGTGATGGGCTGAATTGCTAACGATCAATGGGATTTGATATAACTTTTCCGCTTGTGGTACATAGCGATGACCACAGCTATCTGCTAATACGGGTGAACTAATTTGAAGTATTTTATTGACGAAGATCAAAGAAAAGCCTCACACAGCAGCTGCTATTTGGAATTTCAACAAGGGCAGTATCATGACAAGTGCTGGCTTGACACATCTATTAGCATCAGTGATGAAGTATGGAATAGCCGCCATGTTTCAGATCTGATTCTTGAAGTGATTCCAGAGTTTGACTTTTATGGAATAACAATCGTTACAAAAGTACAATGGGATAATATTTTAACAAAAAGTCAATCGGATGGATGTACTTGCAAAGAGATTATTGCAGAAGCAGTTCCTTGGGCAGCAAAGTGTTTTGAAACGAATGATGTGTTCACTATCATAGGGATGTGAGTCGAACTTTCTCGGAGAATAACAGTGATACACAAAGGAGAGTGTAACATGAAAAAAATTCTTACAGCAATCGTATCGGTAAGCATATTTATTGTTGGAATTTTGCTTATACTTTGTGCGGACACTAATTTTTTATGGTATGCCTTTAATCAAAATGTTCGCCTTACAGTAGTTGCAGGGATTCTCATTGCACTTGTTGGTGGCGTTGGTGTGATAATGAATCTTTGGTGTATTCTAAAAGAATTGTACAGTAAATAGTTTATTGAAGGTTAAACTTCCAGTCTGCCATGGTCGCAGCCAAGAGAGATAATATTCAAACTTACTACTCAGCAAAAGCTAGGCACACTCCAAGAATTTATTATAGAGGGTGAATATCCCGCGCTTTGAACAATTTAACGATGAATATATTGTGCGATATGGAGAATTTCATTTGCGCGTTCACCTCGAATTGACTTGCAACGTAAAATGCGTTACAATGAGACTGAGGTGATAACCATGGAAAAAACGATGACACTCAATCTCCGTGTCAACCCTACCGTCAAGCAGCAAGCCGAAGATGTGCTGAAGCAACTCGGTATCCCGATGGCAACAGCCATTGATATGTACCTGCGCCAGATTACCCTGACTGGCGGCATTCCGTTCTCGCTGTCCCTGCCGAAGGCTCCGGCTGAGCTGAACGCTGACACTATGACCGATGACCAGCTCCATGCAGCCTTGCAGGTGGGCATCAAAGAAATACAGAACGGTGACACCGTGGATGCCGCAAGCGCATTCGCCCAGTTCAGGGAACAGCACAGATGAAACAGTATGATGTGAAAATTTCCCGGATGGCACTCAGCGATATGGAGCAGATCTACAGCTACATTGCCGACCGTCTGCTGGAATCTGACACCGCAATGCGACAGTATGACCGCATTGCAGAAGCAATCCAGTCGCTGAACATCCTGCCGGAACGCTGTGCGCTGGTGGAAAGTGAACCGGAACGCACCCAAGGGCTGCGGCAGATGCTGGTGGACAACTACTCGGTGTTCTACATCGTGGGCGAGGATGCGGTGTCAGTGGCGCGTGTGCTGTACAGTGCATCCGACCTTGTGCGCCGCCTGCGGAGAATGAAGTGAAAGGGGTGTTTGCATGACCGCCGTAATCTACGCCCGCTATTCCAGCGACAACCAGCGCGAAGAATCCATCGAAGGCCAGATTCGGGAATGTACGGCTTATGCCGAAAAGAACGGCATCACTGTGGTCAAACACTACATTGACCGTGCCCTTTCCGCCAAAACCGATAACCGCCCGGACTTCCAGCAGATGATCAAGGACAGCGAGAAACGGTTGTTTGACATTGTGCTAGTCTGGAAGCTCGACCGCTTTGCCCGAAACCGCTATGATTCGGCCCACTATGAGTACCAGTTGGAACGAAATCATGTCAAGCTGGTATCTGCCACGGAGCCTATCTCTGACAGCCCTGCGGGTATCATGGTCAAGAGTATGCTCACCGGCATGGCTGAATACTACTCGGCAGAACTTTCTGAAAAAGTTGTGCGCGGCATGACCGAGAATGTTCTGAAGGGGAAGTACAACGGTGGCACGATTCCCATTGGTTTTAAGGTGGATGAGGAGAAGTTCTTTCAAGTCGACCCGCTGAAAGCTCCCTTTGTGGTAGAAGCCTTCCAGCGGTACAACGATGGCGCGACCATGAAAGAATTGATGAACTGGCTGAACGACAGTGGCGTGACCACCAACCGCAACCAGAAGTTCACCTACAACAGTGTTCAGAAGCTGTTGACGAACAAACGGTACATCGGAGAAAACCACTTCAAGGACATCGTAATGCCCGACAGCATCCCGGCCATCGTGGACAAGGACTTGTTTGAAGAAGTACAGCTGAAAATCAAGAAGAACAGCCGCGCTCCTGCCCGTCACAAGGCCGAGGATGATTATCTGCTCACCACCAAGCTGTTCTGCGGAATGTGCGGTGCGATGATGTTCGGGGAGTGTGGTACGAGCCGGAACAAGACGGTACACCATTATTATAAGTGCGCCAACGCCAAGCGCACCAAGACCTGCAAGAAAAAGACCGTCCGCAAGGAGTGGCTGGAAGATTTGGTCGTGGCGGAAACCATGAAGCTGATTCAGGACGATGCCGTGATTGATGCCATCGTTGCAGAAGTCATGGAGTTGCAGGATCAGGAAAACACCACGCTTCCTTTGCTGGAAAAGCAGATGCGCGAGGTGGAGAACGGCATCGAGAATATGCTGAATGCTATTCAAGCAGGTGTGCTGACCAACTCCACCAAATTGCGGCTGGAAAAGCTGGAAGAACAGCAGAAAGAACTTGAGGTTCGGATTGCCGAGGAGAAAATCGCAAAGCCCCGGCTGAGTGAGAATCAGATCCGTTTCTGGCTGACCCGGCTCCGCAAGCTGGACACGAGGGTAAAAAGTCACCGGGAAACGCTCATCAACACCTTCGTGAATGCTGTTTATCTCTATGATGAAAAAGTTTTGATTACGTTCAACTACAAAGACGGCACAAAAACCATTACTTTCGATGAGATCGCCGCCAAAGATGCCCCAGAGGGCAATGGTTCGGATTTGGGTTGCTTCGCTCCACCAAGAACTCCAGCGTTGTTATGACGCTGGAGTTTCTGTTTTATCCGGACTTTATAACGCACTACAAGGGTGGATGAGAACAGCATCGACCCGCCGAACAGTCCGGCGGGGAAAAAAGCCCCTGCGGGGCTTTTTTAGATGCGCGGCTCGCGTAATCCACCCGCGCCCACCAAGAAATAGCACCTAGAAACGTAAGTTTCCGGGTGCTTTTCGTTTGCTCGAACCCACTTTAAAATAAAATGGTGATTATCATGAATATTTCCGAGGAAAAACGTACGCAGATCTGCGCAGCCCTTGCCAAGGCGCAGTAGGATATCAAGCGCATACAGGCCGCGGGTGTTATGGATATCTCGGAAGTGGAGCGGGTTTACCGTGCGCTGCAGGACGTGGTGCAGGAACTCCGCATTCTGATCGACCAATAAATGCAAAAACAGCCCCGTGGAACCGGAATCACCGGAACCGCAGGGCTGTTGTCGTGCTATGTGGCTTTTCTTGCCGAGGATGGCGTTGTTAAAGGCAAAGCCGTCGGCCTGTGCCTTCAGGTCGGCCTGCAGCTTTGCCAGCTCGGCCTCGTACTCTTCCGGCTTCTTCTTGCCGTCGAACTTGGCGAGGCCCTCCTGCGCGGTCTTGAGCTGGGCATTCACGTTGTTCAGCTGGGTCTGCAGGGCGGTGGCGGCAGACTTCTCCCGGTTGATGTCCGCGCTGTTCTCCTGCATGAGCCAGTTCAGCTGCTCCTCGGTGATGCCGGGGATCTTATTCTTCACATCTTCGCATTTCATGGTGGAAACTCCTTTCGTTGGGTGTGACCACAGTTTTTATACACTGTTCGCTGTCAGTATTCGGTCTTGGGTGGGGTACGCACCGCCCGCTGCGATGGTTGTTCCCGACACAAATGTCGGGAGCATGGCACCGTCTGGAGGCATCGAACCTCCCGCTTCCGGTTTTGGAGACCGGCGCTCTTCCAGAATGAGCTAAGACGGCATGAAAAAGCACTGGGCAAATTTTGCACAGTGCTTGAAAATGGGCAACAAAAAACCACGGTGCGGGTGCATCGTGGTTCAGTTCTTTTTGAGGGGATCCATGTACAGGTATGTTTCCGGGTCTCCGTACATTTGCTGTGATCTTTCACGGTTGATCTCGTACCGGGTGTATTGTTTGCCGTTATACTCGATGTTCCGGGCGTTCAGCTCTTCCAGCTGGTCGCGCGTCCACGCAGGCGGGTCGCCCAGCTCCGGGAACAACGCGAAAAAGGCGTGACAGCAGTTCCAGCCGCACAGCCCTGCGCCCCAAAATCCGGATGCATGACCCTGCCGGAAATTTGTACAGATAATTCTGGAAAAATTCAAAAAAGGCGTTGACAAAGTACGACCTTGCTGGTATAATAATACACGTCGTCAGGGACACAACACATCAACACCAGCTTATGGGGGATTAGCTCAGCTGGGAGAGCGCTTGCATGGCATGCAAGAGGTCAGCGGTTCGATCCCGCTATTCTCCACCAAAAAAGCACTGTACTTCGTTGGAAGTACGGTGCTTTTCTTTTTGCTGAAGTTGGTTTTTGGGGGCTGCATTGCTTCG contains:
- a CDS encoding sigma-70 family RNA polymerase sigma factor gives rise to the protein MKQTNERLCALAQKGDAAALDSLIDNNKSFIGKVANELFRSMNLAQAGLNLDTDDLKQAGNLGLWKTVPKFDAARGMKFLTYAAPAIRNAMMDMVRDAFAIFEQRVQTEDKDGICYQRVSLDEVLPGEEQLRRIEAIADPYAMQPQSIMEEQESRRELYDGLKRLTQREQTYLLYRYGFTDGEEHPLIGTAIYFHLTKGRAKKTEEQAMDNLWLELPWWFT
- a CDS encoding phage minor capsid protein, whose amino-acid sequence is MSTPFLNFSRIICTNFRQGHASGFWGAGLCGWNCCHAFFALFPELGDPPAWTRDQLEELNARNIEYNGKQYTRYEINRERSQQMYGDPETYLYMDPLKKN
- a CDS encoding recombinase family protein, which translates into the protein MTAVIYARYSSDNQREESIEGQIRECTAYAEKNGITVVKHYIDRALSAKTDNRPDFQQMIKDSEKRLFDIVLVWKLDRFARNRYDSAHYEYQLERNHVKLVSATEPISDSPAGIMVKSMLTGMAEYYSAELSEKVVRGMTENVLKGKYNGGTIPIGFKVDEEKFFQVDPLKAPFVVEAFQRYNDGATMKELMNWLNDSGVTTNRNQKFTYNSVQKLLTNKRYIGENHFKDIVMPDSIPAIVDKDLFEEVQLKIKKNSRAPARHKAEDDYLLTTKLFCGMCGAMMFGECGTSRNKTVHHYYKCANAKRTKTCKKKTVRKEWLEDLVVAETMKLIQDDAVIDAIVAEVMELQDQENTTLPLLEKQMREVENGIENMLNAIQAGVLTNSTKLRLEKLEEQQKELEVRIAEEKIAKPRLSENQIRFWLTRLRKLDTRVKSHRETLINTFVNAVYLYDEKVLITFNYKDGTKTITFDEIAAKDAPEGNGSDLGCFAPPRTPALL
- a CDS encoding type II toxin-antitoxin system RelE/ParE family toxin yields the protein MKQYDVKISRMALSDMEQIYSYIADRLLESDTAMRQYDRIAEAIQSLNILPERCALVESEPERTQGLRQMLVDNYSVFYIVGEDAVSVARVLYSASDLVRRLRRMK
- a CDS encoding phage scaffolding protein encodes the protein MKCEDVKNKIPGITEEQLNWLMQENSADINREKSAATALQTQLNNVNAQLKTAQEGLAKFDGKKKPEEYEAELAKLQADLKAQADGFAFNNAILGKKSHIARQQPCGSGDSGSTGLFLHLLVDQNAEFLHHVLQRTVNPLHFRDIHNTRGLYALDILLRLGKGCADLRTFFLGNIHDNHHFILKWVRANEKHPETYVSRCYFLVGAGGLREPRI
- a CDS encoding type II toxin-antitoxin system RelB/DinJ family antitoxin; this translates as MEKTMTLNLRVNPTVKQQAEDVLKQLGIPMATAIDMYLRQITLTGGIPFSLSLPKAPAELNADTMTDDQLHAALQVGIKEIQNGDTVDAASAFAQFREQHR